A region of the Ranitomeya variabilis isolate aRanVar5 chromosome 5, aRanVar5.hap1, whole genome shotgun sequence genome:
cattattcgggtgggattactgtactaagcacagctctaccaaaggtcaaatcagaagatgaagatagatcaagtctataatggttgtaaaaggtagaaggtgtagaccaagttgcggccttacatattagatggatcgggacatccgcttgttccgcccaggaggaagccatggctcgtgttgagtgcgctttaatacccactggaggaatctcgccttttgatgtataggccaagcagatagcatctctgatccaccgagatatggtagctctcgtgaccccatgtcctttcttgtggccctgaaaggagataaacagagccctactctccctccatgtttgacacctttctatataagtcaggatggctcttctgacatctaaggtgtggaacttatgttgttcaggggttacaggagaatcaaaaaaggaagggagaaatatttcctgtgacctgtggtaggtggatgctaccttagggaggtatgaggggtctggttttaggactattcgatcatggaatatcagtaagaatggtgggtctactgatagggcctggatgtcgctaacacgtctggctgaggtcagggctaccaagagggctactttatatgtgaggacatttagaggtatagaatctagaggctcaaatggggagctggttaaggcttctagcactagatttaaatcccacggaggtagacggggaatatgtaccgggttacttctttcacaagacttaatgaa
Encoded here:
- the LOC143776275 gene encoding uncharacterized protein LOC143776275 yields the protein MVLKQNRVQTNNKSMGSASDRSICHKRQQTGRKIRFPELHGSSRHAGLPTSSLGLQTGLRLSSNVSNSASDQEDQEGTCKGDPHCTLLAKEAVVLLPPKHVSMRSMDSSIGQGTTVPGAVFPPASERASLDGVELERQLLSSRGFSEQLVKTLLLSRKRSTTLIYSRVWKKFLEFHTIPFTNQVPITPILEFLQKGRELGLSVNTLRVQISALGALYGYNIAADRWVSRFIKSCERSNPVHIPRLPPWDLNLVLEALTSSPFEPLDSIPLNVLTYKVALLVALTSARRVSDIQALSVDPPFLLIFHDRIVLKPDPSYLPKVASTYHRSQEIFLPSFFDSPVTPEQHKFHTLDVRRAILTYIERCQTWRESRALFISFQGHKKGHGVTRATISRWIRDAICLAYTSKGEIPPVGIKAHSTRAMASSWAEQADVPIHLICKAATWSTPSTFYNHYRLDLSSSSDLTFGRAVLSTVIPPE